The Benincasa hispida cultivar B227 chromosome 9, ASM972705v1, whole genome shotgun sequence genome has a segment encoding these proteins:
- the LOC120084767 gene encoding uncharacterized mitochondrial protein AtMg00810-like, producing MAKEFEMTDIGLMSYYLGIKVKQGEDGIFISQEGYAKEVLKKFNMNDANPVGTPMECGVKINNRFMEEPTATHYKMAKRILRYIKGTIRYGLSYVSSSNFDIVGYCDSDWSSDLDDRKSTTGFVFFIGETAFTWM from the exons ATGGCAAAGGAGTTTGAAATGACGGATATTGGTCTCATGAGTTACTATCTTGGGATCAAGGTCAAACAAGGTGAAGATGGGATTTTTATATCCCAAGAGGGCTATGCTAAAGAAGTGCTCAAAAAGTTCAATATGAATGATGCTAATCCAGTTGGAACACCGATGGAATGTGGAGTCAAAATCAACAA TCGATTTATGGAGGAACCGACAGCAACACATTACAAAATGGCAAAAAGGATACTTCGCTACATCAAAGGGACGATTAGGTATGGTCTTTCCTATGTCTCTTCAAGCAATTTTGATATTGTTGGTTATTGTGATAGTGATTGGAGTAGTGATTTGGATGATCGAAAGAGCACTACGGggtttgtgttttttattggtGAAACGGCGTTCACATGGATGTAA